The following are from one region of the Desulfurispira natronophila genome:
- a CDS encoding valine--tRNA ligase — protein MSLLPKYYEPAQCEEKWYQHWLENGYFHADENSSKPPYSIVIPPPNVTGYLHIGHALCMTLQDVLIRYKRMDGYEALWLPGTDHASIATQIVVEKQLEQKGLDRREMGRDAFLEKVWEWKEHSGNMIVQQLKRLGCSCDWERERFTMDEQCNRGVMQAFVKLYEQGIIYRGKRLVNWCPVQRTSLSDLEVIHEDVEGAMYYITYPIEGSDESFTIATTRPETLLGDTAVIVHPEDERYRHFIGQRAVLPLCGRTIPILGDDYVDPQFGSGAMKVTPAHDFNDFEIGKRHGLQMINVFAEDATINSNAPAAYQGMDRFAARKAIVADLENQGLLVKVEKHLHSVGKAERSGAIVEPFLSDQWYVNVGEMAERASDAVRTGDVQFVPKNWEKTYFHWMDNIRDWCISRQLWWGHRIPAWYCRDCGHITVTVEMEVHRCEKCASGSIEQDEDVLDTWFSSQLWPFSTMGWPDRTDTLEKFYPTSVLVTAFDIIFFWVARMIMAGYTFMDRKPFQEVYIHALVRDKYGRKMSKSIGNVIDPLGIIDQYGADALRYTLISQAGQGRDIKLDIDRIEGYTNFINKMWNALRFTLQTLPQNPNTEDLPQELAISDAWILGRLNATIESVRYNLDHYHFNEASAALYRFIWQELCDWYIELAKHRLYKGSDDEKQTASAVLCHCLRSAMQLLHPFMPFVSEEIYQHLPGKGESIMIDPFPQPANLDQWLQPIGTMEKVMAAIEAVRSVRGEMNISPAQGIEAHLVTDDPQLSQAAGEYHDYFQALARIDRIQVASNATEMKAQKGIVSAVFSHGEILLPLAGIVDFAGELQRLQKEYKKIEKDFRVYDKKLSNPGFLRKAPEDVILKDRHRHQELNAILAKLETNMAQMKEHL, from the coding sequence ATGTCACTTCTCCCCAAGTACTATGAGCCAGCGCAGTGTGAAGAAAAATGGTACCAACACTGGCTGGAAAACGGATACTTTCACGCCGACGAAAACAGTTCCAAGCCACCCTACTCGATCGTTATTCCCCCACCGAATGTCACTGGATATCTGCACATCGGCCACGCCCTTTGTATGACTCTGCAGGATGTGCTCATCCGCTATAAACGTATGGATGGGTACGAGGCCCTGTGGCTTCCCGGCACTGATCATGCTTCCATCGCTACCCAGATAGTGGTGGAAAAGCAGTTGGAGCAAAAAGGCCTGGATCGCCGCGAGATGGGTCGAGATGCATTCCTGGAAAAAGTTTGGGAGTGGAAGGAGCACTCGGGCAATATGATTGTGCAGCAGCTCAAACGGCTGGGCTGCTCATGCGACTGGGAACGGGAACGCTTTACCATGGACGAGCAGTGCAACCGCGGTGTCATGCAGGCCTTTGTCAAACTCTATGAGCAAGGCATTATCTACCGCGGCAAGCGCCTGGTGAACTGGTGTCCAGTGCAGCGCACTTCCCTGAGCGACCTGGAAGTCATCCACGAAGACGTGGAAGGCGCCATGTACTATATAACCTACCCTATTGAAGGCAGCGATGAGTCCTTCACCATCGCCACGACTCGCCCTGAAACCCTGCTCGGGGATACCGCCGTCATCGTTCACCCGGAGGATGAGCGATACCGCCATTTTATCGGTCAACGAGCGGTATTGCCCCTGTGTGGCCGCACCATTCCCATCCTGGGAGACGACTACGTCGATCCGCAATTTGGCAGTGGAGCCATGAAAGTTACCCCCGCCCACGACTTTAACGATTTTGAAATTGGCAAACGACACGGCTTGCAGATGATCAACGTGTTTGCCGAGGATGCCACTATAAACAGTAACGCTCCCGCCGCCTACCAGGGTATGGACAGATTTGCCGCCCGCAAGGCCATAGTAGCTGACCTGGAAAACCAGGGCTTACTGGTCAAGGTGGAAAAACACTTGCACTCAGTGGGCAAAGCAGAGCGCAGTGGCGCTATTGTTGAACCTTTCCTCAGTGATCAATGGTACGTCAATGTCGGGGAAATGGCGGAGCGAGCCAGCGATGCTGTGCGCACCGGCGATGTACAGTTTGTGCCGAAAAACTGGGAAAAAACCTATTTTCACTGGATGGATAACATTCGTGACTGGTGTATATCCCGTCAGTTATGGTGGGGACACCGTATTCCAGCTTGGTACTGCCGCGACTGCGGCCACATTACGGTGACGGTCGAAATGGAGGTTCACCGCTGTGAAAAGTGCGCTTCCGGGAGTATCGAACAGGATGAGGACGTACTGGACACCTGGTTCAGCTCCCAACTGTGGCCGTTTTCCACCATGGGCTGGCCCGATCGCACTGATACCCTGGAGAAATTCTATCCTACATCCGTGCTGGTTACTGCGTTTGACATTATCTTCTTCTGGGTAGCCCGCATGATTATGGCCGGCTATACTTTCATGGATCGTAAACCTTTCCAGGAAGTGTATATTCACGCCTTGGTGCGCGACAAGTATGGACGCAAGATGTCAAAATCCATAGGCAACGTCATTGACCCTCTTGGGATTATCGACCAATACGGTGCTGACGCCCTGCGCTACACCCTCATTTCTCAGGCAGGGCAGGGACGGGACATTAAGCTGGATATCGATCGCATTGAAGGCTATACCAACTTTATCAACAAGATGTGGAATGCTTTGAGGTTTACCCTGCAGACACTGCCTCAAAACCCGAACACGGAGGACCTGCCCCAGGAGCTGGCCATCAGCGATGCCTGGATACTGGGCCGCCTTAATGCCACCATAGAGAGCGTGCGGTACAACCTGGATCACTACCACTTCAATGAGGCCTCCGCCGCTCTCTACCGCTTCATCTGGCAGGAGCTGTGCGACTGGTACATCGAACTGGCAAAGCATCGCCTTTATAAAGGCAGCGACGATGAAAAACAAACCGCGTCGGCTGTGCTCTGCCACTGCCTGCGCAGTGCCATGCAGCTTTTGCACCCCTTTATGCCTTTTGTATCAGAAGAGATCTATCAGCACCTGCCCGGAAAAGGCGAATCCATCATGATAGATCCCTTCCCGCAACCTGCCAACCTGGACCAGTGGCTGCAACCCATTGGCACCATGGAAAAAGTTATGGCCGCCATCGAAGCAGTACGCAGCGTTCGGGGTGAAATGAATATCTCACCAGCCCAGGGTATCGAAGCTCATCTCGTAACTGATGATCCCCAACTATCTCAGGCTGCTGGAGAGTATCACGACTACTTCCAGGCCTTGGCCCGCATTGATCGTATACAAGTTGCCAGCAATGCCACGGAGATGAAAGCTCAAAAGGGCATAGTCAGTGCGGTATTCAGTCATGGAGAAATACTGTTGCCCCTTGCCGGCATAGTTGACTTTGCCGGTGAACTGCAGCGCTTGCAAAAAGAGTACAAAAAAATTGAAAAAGACTTCCGCGTCTACGACAAGAAGCTCTCAAACCCCGGGTTTCTCCGCAAAGCCCCCGAAGACGTTATATTGAAAGATCGCCACCGCCACCAGGAACTCAACGCCATTTTGGCCAAGCTGGAAACCAATATGGCTCAAATGAAGGAGCACCTTTGA
- a CDS encoding sensor histidine kinase: MAQDISQVEDHSIVNELERRLHEKTASIREMEQMTRRLLNLNEQIRHTETIKSEFISLIKNEFKTPITELLEASESIVDHGDMERITSTGQMLHRQLIYIDFHMKNIFAAAELEARESQNALARVGLAGIVDDVKNVLQYVISDKDLQIAIHSELANDQLITDAEKLFLIMMNLISNACEYSFQGSTIHIRAWDTPEEISIAVEDSGEGIPEEQMERIFQKFYQYDTGKTRMQKGLGLGLNVARGLAQLLGGTISCSSAQGESSTVFTLSLPRQDDQNVSDTSDGANDFMFESF, encoded by the coding sequence ATGGCACAGGATATCAGCCAGGTTGAAGACCACTCAATCGTCAATGAACTGGAGCGCCGGTTACACGAAAAAACTGCTTCCATTCGTGAAATGGAACAGATGACTCGACGTTTGCTCAACCTTAACGAGCAAATTCGCCACACTGAAACCATTAAGAGCGAATTTATCAGCCTAATTAAAAATGAATTTAAAACTCCCATTACCGAACTGCTGGAGGCTTCCGAGTCCATTGTTGACCATGGCGACATGGAGCGCATTACCTCCACCGGCCAAATGCTCCATCGTCAGCTTATCTATATAGACTTTCACATGAAAAACATCTTTGCCGCTGCCGAGCTTGAAGCCAGGGAGAGTCAAAACGCCTTGGCGCGTGTGGGACTGGCAGGGATTGTGGATGATGTAAAGAATGTTTTGCAATACGTCATCAGCGACAAGGATCTACAAATTGCTATACACAGTGAGCTGGCAAACGACCAGCTGATTACTGATGCCGAAAAGCTCTTTCTTATTATGATGAACCTTATCTCCAATGCCTGTGAATACTCCTTCCAGGGAAGCACAATTCATATCCGAGCCTGGGACACTCCCGAGGAGATCAGCATTGCCGTTGAAGACTCTGGCGAAGGTATTCCCGAAGAACAGATGGAGCGCATTTTCCAGAAGTTTTACCAGTATGACACCGGCAAGACCCGTATGCAAAAAGGACTAGGGCTGGGGCTTAACGTCGCCCGAGGACTGGCTCAGCTACTGGGCGGAACTATTAGCTGCAGCTCGGCCCAGGGAGAAAGTTCCACCGTGTTTACCCTGAGTCTTCCTCGTCAGGATGACCAGAATGTGTCCGACACTTCCGACGGAGCCAACGACTTTATGTTCGAATCCTTCTAA